Proteins co-encoded in one Kribbella qitaiheensis genomic window:
- a CDS encoding helix-turn-helix domain-containing protein: MATQTVTIHRHDIKRLLQAAVKARTLERFAAGDAHTAVIMLELMNTDKEQPPTTDEPTRVAPALRVECSPPPTPTRRDALANRRREVCKTQESLAMEIGVQRSTVARWESGDTTPSLWARPRIANALGVTLDLLDVLLINLVEQNHPQIAKDDVVGPVAAPMPPPVRDAKLGADADDALRLSLVPGPDSSASLQPAPPTVPQLRSTPQPLSHSVANRPDLDPWLLRAVPQPRRSRSSRDRSPDDGRERPTVLIMIDTDLQAELLRRMEPGDEGRRTVEDHTDDPRTTQWEAVIMIDQSEAAWLSRVVTKTGWPLHSAVGEQATTDAWLLAQHAVHEPETQRVFHQQMTTATTHSEAAPRLLVYLGARIRVNAGRPQLYISQFESDAAGTLRLQPIGPRRFGQLAGNGRTRSDRRALGHDVQHLEPITRLVIGADGRSATVERQGEVRQISRRPSRGTRDHRFLLLCVLAPLREPAMVPRLGGALLPVDD; the protein is encoded by the coding sequence TGAACACCGACAAGGAACAGCCTCCAACGACGGACGAACCGACCCGCGTCGCTCCCGCCCTGCGCGTGGAATGCTCGCCGCCGCCGACGCCGACGCGACGTGACGCGCTGGCCAACCGCAGACGGGAGGTCTGCAAGACCCAGGAGAGTCTGGCCATGGAGATTGGGGTTCAGCGGTCCACGGTCGCCCGCTGGGAGTCCGGCGACACGACACCGTCGTTGTGGGCACGGCCACGGATCGCCAACGCACTCGGCGTCACACTCGACCTGCTCGACGTGTTACTGATCAACCTCGTTGAACAGAACCACCCACAGATCGCGAAGGACGACGTGGTCGGACCGGTTGCGGCGCCGATGCCGCCTCCGGTTCGCGATGCGAAGCTAGGCGCTGACGCCGATGATGCGTTGAGACTGAGCCTCGTTCCGGGACCTGACAGCAGCGCCTCGTTACAGCCCGCACCACCAACTGTGCCTCAGCTCCGCTCCACACCACAGCCGCTATCTCACTCGGTTGCCAACCGTCCGGACCTCGATCCGTGGCTGCTGCGAGCCGTGCCCCAACCGCGCCGATCCCGGTCTTCTCGCGACCGATCACCAGATGATGGGCGCGAGCGCCCTACCGTCTTGATCATGATCGACACCGATCTGCAGGCAGAGTTGCTGCGACGGATGGAACCAGGCGATGAGGGCCGCCGCACGGTCGAAGACCACACTGACGATCCGCGCACCACGCAATGGGAAGCCGTGATCATGATCGATCAGAGCGAGGCGGCGTGGCTGTCCAGGGTAGTTACCAAGACCGGCTGGCCCCTGCACTCAGCCGTTGGTGAGCAAGCGACGACTGACGCGTGGTTACTGGCTCAGCACGCCGTCCACGAGCCTGAAACCCAGCGTGTCTTCCACCAGCAGATGACCACCGCCACCACGCACAGCGAGGCGGCCCCGCGGCTGCTCGTCTACCTGGGGGCCCGCATCCGAGTCAACGCCGGCCGACCGCAGCTGTACATCAGTCAGTTCGAAAGCGACGCCGCCGGCACGCTGCGACTCCAGCCCATCGGACCCAGACGCTTTGGACAATTGGCTGGCAACGGTCGGACTCGATCCGATCGCAGAGCACTAGGCCACGATGTACAGCATCTGGAGCCGATAACCCGACTAGTGATCGGTGCTGATGGGAGATCGGCGACGGTTGAACGGCAGGGTGAAGTGCGGCAAATCAGCCGGAGGCCCAGTCGCGGCACCCGGGATCATCGATTCCTGTTGCTGTGTGTCTTAGCGCCACTGCGGGAACCGGCGATGGTCCCTCGCCTGGGCGGCGCTCTACTGCCAGTCGATGACTAG
- a CDS encoding HEAT repeat domain-containing protein — protein MSSRYGKVQFMTISIDVLAGLDDVDWAALDHAYGPATDVPVDLRAICGDDIAAMSEAFDRLANNVGHQGSRYPATPFVVPFLARIAVAGTPWARVNALPLLTFLAVAWHDEYKLPMGIDPAGWRASVTPPDVELREIDEEIAGETNPGKRDWLLSVRALVLAGRSLDGRIESLHAYDAVRRELPLVLGLLADPDFVVRQHAAYLVSWFPEEAASIVPTLVTRLDCEFFPETLATVVLGIGLLGSAEQIEPISVLLDSPEPLVRWAAATALARLRVVHRMDGALAARAFGELARVASGPRLEQSTDHNDGNLYAYTGRSLLLFIDSAPEHRLPVDEVLMAVAGCLQHVTIRQCDTVAGATLEKAFDVQGTGPAPAFGDLSPGRRTFLRALANHPGALNYHQFPGLSLERLLPAARLPEMSHGLRTYTGLPPANKIDDLRLPDDWWAW, from the coding sequence ATGTCGTCGCGATATGGCAAGGTCCAGTTCATGACGATCTCGATCGATGTTCTCGCTGGGCTTGACGACGTCGATTGGGCCGCGCTGGACCATGCGTACGGCCCAGCGACGGATGTTCCGGTCGACCTGCGCGCGATCTGCGGCGATGACATCGCGGCCATGTCCGAAGCATTCGATCGGTTGGCGAACAACGTCGGGCATCAGGGCAGCCGGTATCCGGCGACTCCGTTCGTGGTCCCGTTCCTGGCGCGCATCGCGGTGGCCGGCACACCGTGGGCACGGGTGAATGCTCTGCCGCTGCTGACGTTCTTGGCGGTGGCTTGGCACGACGAGTACAAACTGCCGATGGGAATCGACCCAGCGGGCTGGCGCGCCTCCGTCACCCCACCTGACGTCGAACTGCGCGAGATCGACGAAGAGATCGCCGGCGAGACCAACCCGGGCAAGCGAGACTGGCTGTTGAGCGTCCGAGCTCTCGTTCTCGCGGGGCGTTCGCTCGACGGCCGCATAGAGAGCTTGCACGCCTACGACGCTGTGCGCCGCGAACTTCCGCTCGTCCTGGGCCTGCTCGCCGATCCTGATTTCGTAGTGCGGCAGCACGCCGCGTACCTGGTGTCGTGGTTCCCGGAGGAGGCCGCCTCGATCGTGCCAACCCTGGTCACCCGGCTGGACTGCGAGTTCTTCCCCGAGACTCTGGCCACGGTCGTTTTGGGGATTGGGTTGCTCGGCTCGGCCGAGCAGATCGAACCGATCAGCGTGCTGCTGGATTCGCCGGAACCGCTGGTGCGCTGGGCTGCAGCAACTGCACTGGCTCGGCTTCGCGTCGTGCACCGCATGGACGGCGCTCTGGCCGCGCGGGCGTTCGGCGAGCTGGCCAGGGTGGCGAGTGGCCCGCGCCTGGAGCAGAGCACGGACCACAACGACGGGAACCTGTACGCCTACACGGGACGCTCACTGCTGCTGTTCATAGACAGTGCACCCGAGCATCGGCTGCCGGTCGACGAGGTCCTGATGGCCGTGGCGGGGTGCCTCCAGCACGTCACCATCCGGCAGTGCGACACGGTCGCTGGGGCGACGCTGGAGAAGGCCTTCGACGTGCAGGGAACTGGCCCTGCACCGGCCTTCGGCGACTTGTCCCCCGGCCGCCGGACCTTTCTGCGTGCCCTGGCCAATCACCCAGGCGCGCTGAACTACCACCAGTTCCCAGGGCTATCGCTGGAGCGCCTGCTGCCCGCGGCACGGCTGCCGGAGATGAGCCACGGCCTGCGCACCTACACCGGTCTGCCGCCAGCGAACAAGATCGACGATCTCCGCTTGCCCGACGACTGGTGGGCCTGGTAA
- the fxlM gene encoding methyltransferase, FxLD system — MNYDPNDETSVADRLRFALVDEVVDEGRVRTPPIKEAMQTVPRHLFVPDVSLEQAYANSTVDIKRTEDGTSISCASQPGVVGLMLEQLQVEPGHNVLELGAGTGYNAGLLGHLVGPFGHVTTIDVDDDLVTNARSHLAAAGIGNVTVLQSDGALGYPDAAPYDRIIATVGAHGVPRTWLDQLAPGGRLVVPQRLRGSVSRSITYENHDGHWVSVGSEMNTFMPLRKGIADDDRRLIALASNGSVRLQTNSEQAIDAAALAGVIDQPRTVIWSEVYYQAMESPEWMELWLTCTMPGGLNRMPFSAEAVGNLLLDDPYPSSSAVVDKGALTYLVRRLSDQRTPEGAKLWEFGVVGHGPGSDDLADRVRESMRTWDHDYRGREARFELKARDAAPTAPAAGRFTFATPLNQLVIDWQ, encoded by the coding sequence GTGAACTATGATCCGAACGACGAGACCTCGGTAGCTGACCGTCTGCGTTTCGCCTTGGTCGACGAGGTAGTAGACGAGGGTCGCGTACGGACGCCTCCGATCAAAGAAGCCATGCAGACCGTGCCCCGCCACCTCTTCGTCCCCGACGTGTCCCTCGAACAGGCCTACGCCAACTCGACCGTCGACATCAAGCGAACCGAGGACGGAACGTCCATCAGCTGCGCCTCACAACCGGGCGTTGTCGGGCTGATGCTCGAGCAGCTTCAGGTCGAGCCTGGCCACAACGTCCTCGAACTCGGTGCGGGTACCGGCTACAACGCCGGACTGCTCGGCCACCTGGTCGGACCCTTCGGCCACGTCACGACGATCGATGTCGACGACGACCTTGTCACCAATGCACGGTCGCACCTGGCCGCCGCCGGCATCGGCAACGTCACAGTCCTGCAGAGCGACGGCGCGCTCGGGTATCCCGACGCTGCCCCCTACGACCGAATCATCGCCACGGTGGGTGCCCACGGTGTCCCGCGCACCTGGCTCGACCAACTCGCTCCTGGCGGCCGCCTGGTGGTGCCGCAACGGCTTCGCGGCAGCGTGTCCCGCTCGATCACCTACGAGAACCACGACGGTCACTGGGTCTCGGTCGGCAGCGAGATGAACACCTTCATGCCACTGCGCAAAGGCATCGCCGACGACGACCGTCGCCTCATCGCGCTCGCGTCCAACGGCTCTGTGCGTCTGCAGACCAACAGCGAGCAGGCGATCGACGCCGCTGCCTTGGCCGGGGTCATCGATCAGCCCCGCACCGTGATCTGGTCCGAGGTCTACTACCAGGCGATGGAGTCGCCGGAGTGGATGGAACTGTGGCTGACCTGCACCATGCCAGGCGGCCTCAACCGGATGCCTTTCAGCGCCGAAGCCGTCGGCAACCTGCTTCTGGACGACCCCTACCCGAGTTCTAGCGCAGTGGTCGACAAGGGCGCTCTGACCTACCTGGTCCGGAGGCTGTCGGACCAGCGGACTCCTGAAGGCGCAAAACTGTGGGAGTTCGGAGTCGTCGGGCACGGCCCTGGCAGTGACGACCTGGCCGATCGCGTCAGGGAGTCGATGCGTACCTGGGACCACGACTACCGCGGCCGCGAGGCCCGTTTCGAGCTCAAGGCCCGCGATGCCGCACCCACCGCCCCGGCCGCCGGCCGCTTCACCTTCGCCACCCCACTGAACCAACTAGTCATCGACTGGCAGTAG
- a CDS encoding HAD-IA family hydrolase, translated as MADPYRGLILDFGGVLTTQMRLNSKAFEQSEGLEPGAYVAALEEHPDGIAVYAALEVGQATQEDWNRVIGGILGIDSNDLMRRAIANLHPEPLIVAAAERARAAGIKIALLSNSFGLAPYNPYADRGLWTDFFDAVIVSELEGVRKPSVEIYERALIALDLPGAQCVYVDDVAANLAPAQVLGIRTVHHTTNPFTTASFLDSLLLTDPI; from the coding sequence GTGGCAGATCCGTATCGTGGCCTGATTCTCGACTTCGGCGGTGTACTGACAACTCAGATGCGCCTGAACAGCAAGGCGTTCGAACAGTCGGAAGGGCTCGAGCCTGGCGCTTATGTTGCTGCGCTGGAAGAACATCCCGATGGGATCGCGGTCTATGCGGCGCTGGAAGTCGGTCAGGCCACGCAGGAAGACTGGAATCGGGTGATCGGTGGAATCCTTGGCATCGACTCGAATGACCTGATGCGCCGCGCCATCGCCAACCTGCACCCTGAGCCCCTGATCGTTGCCGCGGCCGAGCGTGCTCGAGCGGCCGGCATCAAGATCGCGTTGCTCAGCAACAGCTTCGGCCTCGCGCCCTACAACCCCTACGCGGATCGCGGGCTGTGGACGGACTTCTTCGACGCGGTGATTGTTTCGGAGCTGGAGGGCGTACGGAAGCCATCGGTTGAGATCTACGAGCGGGCGCTTATTGCCCTGGACCTGCCAGGTGCACAGTGTGTGTACGTCGATGACGTGGCAGCGAACCTGGCCCCTGCCCAGGTGCTGGGCATCCGGACCGTGCACCACACCACGAATCCGTTTACCACGGCGAGCTTCCTGGACTCTCTCCTACTCACCGATCCGATCTGA